The sequence below is a genomic window from Candidatus Neomarinimicrobiota bacterium.
AGGAAGGTATAGCCGGAAAAAAGGTGTAGTTGTTTCCGTTGCAGGAGCCGCATCATCCAGGCAATCATACCGTAACCCACAGCCGCTGATGCCAGGAAGCCCAGCCAGAGTTGCGGCACATTTTGTGGTGGGGTGCCCGCCAGATCCAGCAGCCGGTAGACCCCGGCACCCAGGATGGCGGGGATCGACATGAGAAACGAAAAGCGTGCTGCTCGGCGGCCCCCGAGTCCCAACCACAGTCCGGCCGCAATGGTGATCCCCGACCGCGAGATACCGGGCAGGATGGCCAGCGCCTGCAGCATACCGATGATCAGCGCTGACGCCGAACTCAATTCCCTGTGCTCAGTCCCAGCTGCCCAGCGGGTGGAGGCCAGCACGGCAGTGGTGACCAGCAGCATGACCCCGGTGAAGGCCACGGCGTCAAAGGCGGCCACGATCTTACCTCCCAATGCCAGCGCAACGACCACGGCGGGTACGGTGGCCAGGGCAATTTGCCCCATCTCACGGCGGGCCTCGGCGCCCGCAGCACTGCGCAGGTAGAAGCCCCCCAACCAACGGAGCAGATCGTGGCGGAAGTACACCAGCACGCTTACCAGTGTACCCAGGTGGAGAGTGATTTCCAGCTGCAGACCGGTGGAGGGCAGCTGCAGAAGGTTGCGCGCGATCACCAGGTGGGCCGAGCTGCTCACCGGGAGAAATTCGGTGGCGCCCTGGATGATCCCCAGCAGCAGCGCCGTCAGACGATCCGTGGTCTCACCTCAGGTCGATGAGTAGAAAAAAGCCACCATGCGTCCCGCCGCGGTACCATCCCGGCGGTAGCTGTGGCAGTGCGGATCGCACCGCGTGCACACATCGACACTGGCGATATTCGCCGCCGGGATACCCGCCTCAGCCAGCTGGTGGCACACCGCCGCAACAAGATCGAGCTGGTAGCGCCCACGGCCGGTCTGTCGCCACACTTCCCCGGGGAAGAGCTGCACCACTTCCGCGCCAACCTCATAGCAGCCCATTTCAATCGTGGGACCCACCACCGTTTGCAGCTCCTCCGGGGCTATGCCCCGGGCTTCCAGCAACCCCACGCCTGCCGCCAGCACGCCCGCCGCCATCCCGCGCCAGCCCGCGTGCACCAGCCCCCGATAGCCACTGGGCGCATGGTAGATGTACACCGGTGCGCAATCGGCCACCCGCAGGGTCAGGACAACGAGGGGGTCGTTGGTGAACAGGCCATCGGTGGTCGTATGGGCATGGCCCCCTCTCGCCTCCGCAACTTTTGCGCCGTGGACCTGCTGGGGTACCGCTAAGCGGCTCGGAGCAAGCCCCAGCACGTGGGCCCGCTTCATTCGCAGCTGATCCGGCGGGACCTGAACCTCAAGATCGTTCCTCAGGCTGAGTAGCGCCTCCACGGATGCCGAACCAAAATGAGGCGTCAGCCTGATCCAGGTATCCGCGGTTGCCTGGGATGCAGGCCGTATGGTTTGCTCAGCGATTGCTATTCCACAGTGACGCTTTTGGCCAGATTTCTGGGCTGATCAACATCGCAGCCGCGCAGAACGGCGATGTGGTATGCCAGCAGCTGCAGGGGGAGCACCGTGAGCAGGGGTGATAGCAGTTCATGGGTGCGCGGCAGCTGAATAACGTGGTCGGCGAGCCGTTCCAGTTCGTCATCCAATTCGTTCACCACGGCAATGACCCTGCCGCGCCGCGCCTTGATCTCCTGGATATTGGACAGGACTTTCCGGTAGGTGCTGTCCTGGAGCGCCATGACCACCACCGGCATATTTTCGTCGATCAGGGCGATGGGGCCGTGCTTCATCTCCGCGGCCGGGTAGCCTTCGGCGTGGATGTAAGAGATCTCCTTGAGTTTTAGGGCCCCCTCCAGGGCAATGGGAAACTGAAGGCCACGCCCCAAATAGAGAAAATTATCGCTGGTCTGGTATTCCCGCGCCAGACTCAATATGTCATCCGAAGTAGCCAGGACCTGTTTCACCAGCTCCTGAATTCCGGCCAGCGCCTCGATGATGGCCGCGACGCGCCGGGGCGCTTTGCCCGCCTTCTGTGCCAGCAGCAGGGCAATGAGCATGAGTACGGTCAACTGCGAAGTGAAGGCCTTGGTGGAGGCCACGCCGATCTCCGGCCCGGCATGGATAAACACGCCGCAGTCGGTCTCCCGGGCGATACTGCTGCCTACCGCATTGACGATCCCCAGTGTCAGAGCGCCGGCCTCCTTCGCCCTGCTGATGGCAGCCAGGGTGTCGGCCGTCTCCCCCGACTGGCTGAGGGCTATCACGGTAGATGCCGGGGTGAGTACTGACGGGCGGTAGCGGAACTCACTGGCATACTCAACTTTCGTAGGGATGCCCACGAGCTCCTCCAGTAGATAGCCGCCGATGAGGGCGGCGTGCCAGCTGGTGCCGCACGCCGTCAGGTGGATCAGGTCTGTATCCAGCAACCGACCCTCCCAATCCTGCAGGCCGCCCAGCTTGATCTGTCCACCGGAATAGTCCACCCGGCCCCGCAGAGCATCGGGGATGGTGCTGTGCTGCTCCAGGATTTCCTTCAACATGAAGTGGGGCTGGCCCCCTTTTTCAAGCTGCTCCAGCGTCAGGTCGACCTGTTGCTCGGACTTTTGCACCGGCTCATTGGTGTGGATGCTCACCACTTGATAGTCGCTGGCGGTCACCACGGCCAACTCGTCATCAGCCAAGTAGACCACGTTCCGCGTGTAGGGCACAATGGGGGTGGCATCCGACGCGATGAGCATCTCGCCCTCGCCGATGCCCAGTACCAGGGGGCTGCCCAGCCGCGCAGCTACCAGAATGTCGGGATCATCGCGGCTCATGACGACGATCCCATACGCACCTACCACGTTGGTGAGCGCCAGCCGCACCGCCTCGCTGAAGGAGAGACCGGACTGCCCATAGACATGGCCGATGTAGGCCGCCAGCACCTCAGAATCGGTGTCGCTGGTGAACACCGCACCCTCACCCTCCAGAAACTTCCTGAGGGCGCCGTGATTCTCGATGATGCCGTTATGCACCAGCCCAATTTTTCCGGTGCTGTCGAAATGCGGATGGGCATTGCGGTCGCTGGGCTCGCCGTGGGTGGCCCAGCGGGTATGTCCCATGCCCATGGTTCCGGTGAGATTATCCGGCATGGCAGCCTGCAGGTCGGCCACTTTCCCCCGCCGCTTGAATGTCTGCAGCCCACCGTCCTGGTAGACCGTGACACCCGCCGAGTCGTAGCCCCGGTATTCCAGTCGGTGCAGGCCGTCCATCAGCACTTCGCTGGCCGGGCGGTAACCGTTATAGCCTACGATACCACACATCTGCTCTCACTCCCACTCAATGGTGCTGGGAGGCTTGCTACTGATGTCGTAGACCACCCGGTTGATGCCCTGCACCTGGTTGATAATACGGCTGGAGCAGCGGGCCAGGACGTCTGCCGGCATGGGGTACCAGTCGGCGGTCATGCCGTCGGCACTGGTCACCGCCCGCAGCGCAAGCAGGTAATCGTACGTACGCTGGTCGCCCATCACGCCGACGGTCTTCACCGGCACCAGCACGGCAAAAGCCTGCCAGATGCGCTCGTACTCGCCCGTCTCCTTGAGGATGTCAAGATAGATCGAATCAGCCGCCCGCAGAATCGCCAGGCGCTCGGCCGTCACTTCCCCGATGATACGCACCGCCAATCCCGGCCCGGGAAAGGGGTGTCGCATGAGCAGCTCTTCGGGAATGCCCAGTTCCCGGCCCAGCTGCCTGACCTCATCCTTGAAGAGCTCACGCAGCGGTTCCAACAGTTCGAAACCGAGGTCTGCTGGCAGACCGCCCACGTTATGATGGGACTTGATGGTCCGGGCCTCGCTCCCGCCAGCGCCCGACTCGATGACATCGGGATACAGCGTCCCCTGGGCCAGGAAGCGAATCGGTCCCTCTCGTCGGGCCACCTCCTCGAATGCCCGGATGAACTCACGGCCAATGAGCTTGCGTTTCTCTTCGGGCTCGGTCACCCCCTTCAATGCCTCCAGGAATCGCGCGCTGTGGTCTGAGCGGTGGATATGGAGTCCCAGCCCGGTCTCCAGCGACGAGACCACCTCCTCCGATTCGTTCTTCCGCAAAAGGCCGTGGTCGATCAGTACGCACACCGCCTGCGTGCCCAGAATACGGGTCAGCAGCGTACCCACGACGGAACTGTCGACACCTCCCGACATGCCACACAGCACCTTTTCCGAGCCCACCCTGGATCGGATTTCCTCGGACAGGGAGTCCAGCTGCTGGGTGGCAGTCCAATCGGCTCGGCAGCCCGCGATGCCAAAGAGGAAATTGGCCAGCATGGTGCTGCCTTCAGGCGTATGCTGCACCTCAGGATGAAACTGGGTGCCGAAATAGGGCCTCGAGCGGTGCCGCACCGCCGCGATCACGCCGCCGTCCGAACGCCCCAGCACCTCCCAGTCTGCCGGGAGCTCCTCCACCCTGTCGCCGTGGCTCATCCATACCGCTGAACGCTTTGGAAGTCCCTTGAACAGGTCGCCCGAATCGGCGATTTCCAGCACTGCCGGCCCATACTCGCCCTGACCGTTGGAACTCACCTTGCCGCCGGTGGCGTGGAGGAGCAGCTGCAGACCGTAGCAAATGCCCAGGAT
It includes:
- a CDS encoding undecaprenyl-diphosphate phosphatase; translated protein: MTALLLGIIQGATEFLPVSSSAHLVIARNLLQLPSTGLQLEITLHLGTLVSVLVYFRHDLLRWLGGFYLRSAAGAEARREMGQIALATVPAVVVALALGGKIVAAFDAVAFTGVMLLVTTAVLASTRWAAGTEHRELSSASALIIGMLQALAILPGISRSGITIAAGLWLGLGGRRAARFSFLMSIPAILGAGVYRLLDLAGTPPQNVPQLWLGFLASAAVGYGMIAWMMRLLQRKQLHLFSGYTFLAGIVVIFWL
- a CDS encoding polyphenol oxidase family protein, which encodes MKRAHVLGLAPSRLAVPQQVHGAKVAEARGGHAHTTTDGLFTNDPLVVLTLRVADCAPVYIYHAPSGYRGLVHAGWRGMAAGVLAAGVGLLEARGIAPEELQTVVGPTIEMGCYEVGAEVVQLFPGEVWRQTGRGRYQLDLVAAVCHQLAEAGIPAANIASVDVCTRCDPHCHSYRRDGTAAGRMVAFFYSST
- the glmS gene encoding glutamine--fructose-6-phosphate transaminase (isomerizing); the encoded protein is MCGIVGYNGYRPASEVLMDGLHRLEYRGYDSAGVTVYQDGGLQTFKRRGKVADLQAAMPDNLTGTMGMGHTRWATHGEPSDRNAHPHFDSTGKIGLVHNGIIENHGALRKFLEGEGAVFTSDTDSEVLAAYIGHVYGQSGLSFSEAVRLALTNVVGAYGIVVMSRDDPDILVAARLGSPLVLGIGEGEMLIASDATPIVPYTRNVVYLADDELAVVTASDYQVVSIHTNEPVQKSEQQVDLTLEQLEKGGQPHFMLKEILEQHSTIPDALRGRVDYSGGQIKLGGLQDWEGRLLDTDLIHLTACGTSWHAALIGGYLLEELVGIPTKVEYASEFRYRPSVLTPASTVIALSQSGETADTLAAISRAKEAGALTLGIVNAVGSSIARETDCGVFIHAGPEIGVASTKAFTSQLTVLMLIALLLAQKAGKAPRRVAAIIEALAGIQELVKQVLATSDDILSLAREYQTSDNFLYLGRGLQFPIALEGALKLKEISYIHAEGYPAAEMKHGPIALIDENMPVVVMALQDSTYRKVLSNIQEIKARRGRVIAVVNELDDELERLADHVIQLPRTHELLSPLLTVLPLQLLAYHIAVLRGCDVDQPRNLAKSVTVE
- the guaA gene encoding glutamine-hydrolyzing GMP synthase, which translates into the protein MKHRQTVAILDFGSQYTQLIARRVREHHVYSELLPFDTPADALAADHFAAVILSGGPASVFGADAPQLDPAILALGKPILGICYGLQLLLHATGGKVSSNGQGEYGPAVLEIADSGDLFKGLPKRSAVWMSHGDRVEELPADWEVLGRSDGGVIAAVRHRSRPYFGTQFHPEVQHTPEGSTMLANFLFGIAGCRADWTATQQLDSLSEEIRSRVGSEKVLCGMSGGVDSSVVGTLLTRILGTQAVCVLIDHGLLRKNESEEVVSSLETGLGLHIHRSDHSARFLEALKGVTEPEEKRKLIGREFIRAFEEVARREGPIRFLAQGTLYPDVIESGAGGSEARTIKSHHNVGGLPADLGFELLEPLRELFKDEVRQLGRELGIPEELLMRHPFPGPGLAVRIIGEVTAERLAILRAADSIYLDILKETGEYERIWQAFAVLVPVKTVGVMGDQRTYDYLLALRAVTSADGMTADWYPMPADVLARCSSRIINQVQGINRVVYDISSKPPSTIEWE